One genomic segment of bacterium includes these proteins:
- a CDS encoding ATP-binding protein, giving the protein MHKKIILLNIVLILCAICLSYFGFKTAKYQEAEIMEEIKRQAVSAGKVASEVVGEIFKDIEKEIDEIPSIMDEEKTPDPDKMLFAFDSNLNTIYPRFKTYRKELEKPNFSLDFLRRFQQIGTLEVKGDFEKAIISYEDLLKGPFASNEKALVQFTLARTLRKKGENGKALSAYQKLIAEYPESFSPDGLNLNIISRYEIVKLAKEIGDFEHAILNALSLLQDIQNHKLDISEGERTYFANLLFNIIDDPALGKREAKQDEFVKLKEVIHKEKTFYKKTALLKNMFERLEDKKVIETEHKNISVQKLGDTLLFFKIMEHKKHGEIITSVVKDKIDIDNRLIKELKTKGLSEDIVCWIVGTNSNAILQTGEINAVLPTVVLNLGEWLAGAKLNVYHKRTKNIEESSRRRMTINIIMVSMLFIIIILSSILSLRMTMREVELSRMKTNFISSVSHEMRLPLSTIKTANEMFNIGKIKDNKQAKKYYEYIASEVNRLERLVSNVLDFSRIDAGRKKYHFKEENLGEVVKEAIDSVKDYFKKEGFSIEENIEGIINVRVDKEAVMQAVLNLLDNAKKYSGISKIIKVKISRSAKYAVLDIIDKGIGIEKNNINKVFDVFYRTEDEMTRKTKGVGLGLSIVKHIMDVHGGKAQVVSEKGEGSTFSLLFPLDKETKDA; this is encoded by the coding sequence ATGCATAAAAAGATAATTCTGCTCAACATTGTTCTTATACTCTGTGCTATCTGTCTTTCCTACTTTGGCTTTAAAACTGCCAAATATCAGGAAGCAGAGATTATGGAAGAGATAAAGAGGCAGGCAGTTTCTGCAGGGAAAGTTGCTTCGGAGGTTGTGGGAGAAATATTTAAGGATATTGAAAAGGAGATTGATGAGATTCCTAGCATTATGGATGAGGAAAAAACACCTGATCCGGACAAAATGCTTTTTGCCTTTGATTCCAACCTCAATACGATTTATCCAAGATTCAAGACCTATCGCAAAGAACTTGAGAAGCCAAATTTCTCGCTTGATTTTCTTAGAAGATTTCAGCAGATTGGGACCTTGGAAGTTAAGGGGGATTTTGAAAAAGCCATTATTTCATACGAAGATTTACTGAAAGGACCTTTTGCTTCAAATGAAAAGGCACTTGTACAATTTACCCTCGCCCGGACTCTCAGAAAAAAGGGAGAGAATGGAAAAGCATTATCTGCCTATCAAAAGTTAATAGCTGAATATCCGGAAAGCTTTTCTCCTGACGGGCTTAATCTCAATATAATATCTCGATATGAGATTGTCAAACTTGCGAAAGAAATAGGCGATTTTGAACATGCGATATTAAATGCTCTCTCACTACTTCAGGATATACAGAATCACAAACTGGATATATCAGAGGGGGAAAGAACATATTTTGCAAATCTGTTATTTAACATAATTGATGATCCAGCTTTAGGAAAGAGAGAGGCGAAACAGGACGAATTTGTAAAGCTCAAGGAAGTTATTCATAAGGAAAAGACATTCTATAAGAAAACAGCACTTTTGAAAAATATGTTTGAACGGCTTGAGGATAAGAAAGTAATTGAGACTGAACATAAGAATATATCTGTCCAGAAATTAGGCGATACACTTCTATTTTTTAAGATAATGGAACATAAAAAACATGGAGAGATAATCACATCAGTTGTAAAAGATAAAATCGACATTGATAATAGATTAATAAAAGAACTTAAGACAAAAGGATTGTCTGAAGATATTGTCTGCTGGATAGTTGGTACTAACAGTAATGCAATTTTGCAAACAGGGGAAATAAATGCTGTTTTACCCACTGTAGTACTTAATCTTGGAGAATGGCTCGCTGGGGCAAAGCTCAACGTGTATCACAAAAGAACAAAAAATATTGAAGAGAGTTCAAGAAGAAGGATGACAATTAATATTATTATGGTCAGTATGCTATTTATTATCATAATATTATCAAGCATTCTAAGTCTTCGGATGACGATGAGGGAAGTTGAGCTTTCAAGGATGAAAACTAATTTTATATCCAGCGTATCTCATGAGATGAGGTTGCCTCTTTCAACAATAAAAACCGCTAATGAGATGTTTAATATCGGGAAAATAAAGGATAATAAACAGGCTAAGAAATATTACGAATACATCGCCTCAGAGGTTAACCGACTTGAACGATTGGTTAGTAACGTTCTTGATTTCTCAAGAATTGATGCAGGCAGAAAGAAGTATCATTTCAAAGAGGAAAATCTGGGAGAGGTTGTAAAAGAAGCAATCGATTCAGTTAAGGACTATTTCAAAAAAGAAGGATTCAGCATTGAAGAGAATATTGAAGGAATCATAAATGTGCGTGTTGATAAAGAAGCAGTTATGCAGGCGGTTTTGAACTTACTTGATAATGCTAAGAAATATTCAGGAATAAGTAAGATAATAAAAGTAAAAATATCTCGTAGTGCAAAATATGCAGTTTTGGATATAATAGATAAAGGAATAGGCATTGAGAAGAATAATATCAATAAAGTATTTGATGTCTTCTACAGGACAGAAGACGAGATGACCAGAAAAACCAAGGGAGTTGGATTAGGACTTTCCATTGTAAAACATATTATGGATGTGCACGGAGGGAAGGCACAAGTAGTCAGTGAAAAGGGAGAAGGCTCTACATTCAGCTTGTTGTTCCCCTTAGATAAAGAGACAAAGGATGCATAA